Genomic segment of Shewanella sp. OMA3-2:
CATGCAGGGTGGTGTGGGGGCTGGAGGCTAGATACCTCCGGCTACCCGATTAAGTCTTTTATTCGCCAACACAAAGCTCCTCAAGAAACACTGTAAGTGACGGTGACAATTTAGTCATATTGTATTCCCAAGGCTCACCATCATAATTGGCCTGCTCATGATCCCAATGAAATAAAGCACCTTCGGTTGGTTCTTTTAAAGATATACAAAATACATCGCCACCTGGGCTTTCACCAATCGGTAGATAGCCTTTTGGGATCATATCTTTGTATTCTTCAATCTGACGAAGCAAGTCATCATGATACATTTCGCCACGAATAGCATAGAAATGTCCTACGAAATCAAAGTGCTCATTTTCATAACGCACACCATCCAATACTGGCCTGCCGCCATTATGCTGAAGCAAGAATAATTTATATTCGACAGGTAGCTGGTAACCAATTTTTTCTTCGATGATTAGTAGGTCACTTTCGCTAATCGAATTATATGACTCTATGAGTTCCATTCAAATACCATGTGAGACTTAACAGCTTATTTAATAGCAGCACGATAACGTTCCAGGCTGCTCAATTCATGTAGAAAAGATACCATCGCTAAGTTATTGTTGTAAATAGAATATTTTTACAAATACTTTAGCAATGCTTAAAGTACCGCTGGAGAAAGAATGCGTCTTTGTTTACGAGGTCTATACAACATTTTTTAACTTTCTTCAGTGTATTGATATATATGCGTTTTCTCGATTGTTACAAAGTTATCGATGCGTAGAAAGCTCATTTTTCGCATCCTTTGACCTCCCAATTATCTCAATTTGAAGCAATTCAGTTATACCTATATAGATAACCAGTCTTTTTTGCGACAAGTAAAGCCGTTAAAAAAGATCACAAAAAGTAAGACTATATTGATTCGTTCTAAATAGCCTCGTTGCTACCGCTGACTAGCAATGGGGGCAAAACCAAGTCAGTGTTAAAAATAATCTTATTCTACTCAATCTTTAAAACCAGCAGATTAAGAAAATACTGGAAAGGTTCATTGTGGTGATTTGCGAGCCGACCATCCGACCCAGGGATGGGTCGGCTGAGCTACAAGGACGTACTTGCGCGTGTCGGTGAGTAAATGCCATGCTGAACCTTCATCGACAAACTTCACGTATATTCTTTGCTATGATCGAAGCTGCATATTTCCAAACAAACCTTGGGGCAAAACCAAGTCAGTGTTAAAAATAATCTTATTCTACTCAATCTTTAAAACCAGCAGATTAAGAAAATACTGGAAAGGTTCATTATGGTGATTTACGAGCCGACCATCCGACCCAAGGATGGGTCGGCTGAGCAACAAGGACTTTTTTATTTCAAAAGAATGCTGCGTGTCGGTGAGTGAATGCCATGCTGAGCCAATGCAGATAAACTTCATGATACATTCTTTGCTATGGGCGAAGCTTCATGTTCATAGTGGCCATAGGCCGTACACCTAACCTTGGGGTAAAAATGCGTTTGCCCGCAGCAAGTGGTAGGTAAACTTAGTTACCCATTTTAATTAACTCGATTCTATTTTTAATGGCTCGCTGTTTTTGAAAACACATTAATAACTACAACACCCGCTAATATTAATAACATACCTATAATTGCTGGTAAGTCAGGCATTTGCTTATAAATCACTGCACTTATCGATGCAATTAATACAATCCCCATGCCCGCCCAAATAGCATATGCGATTCCTACAGGAACAGTTTTAAGTACTAATGCTAAAAAATAAAATGCAACGGCATAACCAACAACACAAATAGTACTCGAGATTGAGTGAGAGAAGCCGTCTGAAACTTTAAGTGCTAATGTTGCTATAACTTCAGCACCAATAGCTATTGCTAAATACCAATAACCCATAAACCGATCCTCAATAAAAATATAACAGCGTATTAGACAACATTTAGCACCATGATAATTTCATCGAATTCATCTTGATCAACGACATTAAAATCGAA
This window contains:
- a CDS encoding SMI1/KNR4 family protein, whose product is MELIESYNSISESDLLIIEEKIGYQLPVEYKLFLLQHNGGRPVLDGVRYENEHFDFVGHFYAIRGEMYHDDLLRQIEEYKDMIPKGYLPIGESPGGDVFCISLKEPTEGALFHWDHEQANYDGEPWEYNMTKLSPSLTVFLEELCVGE
- a CDS encoding DMT family transporter, whose protein sequence is MGYWYLAIAIGAEVIATLALKVSDGFSHSISSTICVVGYAVAFYFLALVLKTVPVGIAYAIWAGMGIVLIASISAVIYKQMPDLPAIIGMLLILAGVVVINVFSKTASH